In Carassius auratus strain Wakin unplaced genomic scaffold, ASM336829v1 scaf_tig00001521, whole genome shotgun sequence, one genomic interval encodes:
- the LOC113069342 gene encoding acyl-coenzyme A thioesterase THEM4, whose translation MLGHIARSLGRLQLLQSSLPSIRPVSTMALWPFSSQPRDFSQPNSTWSPEMCKVYDHYNALCDTDTENKERKRAPWRKLPSYNRSIKYATGGIHLSKMIKAQARLFTRNIKEQGATFEYVVFVNKEEKRCVCVFQAGHLLEGAPGYVHGGAIATMIDTVTGTLAGFLSGPIMTANLNINYRNPMPLGSVVLIHSALDQIERKKQFITCKVTSTDESKLYTEATALFVSISVDHLFGSQN comes from the exons ATGTTGGGACACATAGCGAGAAGCCTCGGCCGCCTCCAGCTGCTCCAGTCCTCACTCCCCTCCATCAGACCCGTCTCG ACGATGGCACTGTGGCCGTTCTCTTCGCAGCCACGGGACTTCAGCCAGCCCAACTCCACATGGAGTCCAGAGATGTGCAAGGTTTACGACCACTATAACGCACTGTGTGACACTGACACcgaaaataaagagagaaaaagggCGCCTTGGAGGAAGTTGCCCAGCTACAATCGTTCCATTAAATATGCTACTG GCGGCATACACCTCAGCAAAATGATCAAGGCCCAAGCTCGACTTTTCACAAGAAATATTAAAGAGCAGGGCGCAACGTTTGAGTATGTGGTGTTTGTCAATAAGGAGGAGAAGAGATGCGTTTGTGTGTTTCAGGCAGGACATTTACTAGAAGGTGCACCTGG GTATGTACATGGTGGAGCTATAGCCACCATGATTGACACAGTGACTGGCACTCTTGCCGGTTTCCTCTCAGGACCTATTATGACTGCCAATCTCAACATCAACTACCGCAA TCCAATGCCTCTGGGTAGTGTGGTTTTAATTCACAGTGCTCTGGATCAGATAGAGAGGAAGAAACAATTCATCACTTGCAAAGTGACCAGCACTGATGAGTCCAAACTCTACACTGAAGCCACAG CTCTGTTTGTTTCAATAAGTGTggaccatttatttggatcacaAAACTGA
- the LOC113069341 gene encoding uncharacterized protein LOC113069341, whose amino-acid sequence METADCWFYKTPPRYPESERTFHSPELRIVLLGVSGVGKSATGNLILGRKAFKETRTRVSEIQRGRVEDRIISVIDTPGFFTTELTDEELHHEMIKSVSLCHPGPHVFLLMINLENMKEGERILVEQIEENFGPQAFKFTLLLLIGREQMSNKEWMVFMLSTKFQELVRHCRDKYHAIDSINEINATHISKLLQKIDDIVKQNCDQHYNTDIHLKSPTKIKKVMQKLEEKKEDTRKHTQRDKRSKTVWKTFKSVIQERITHTFIEQEKETLISHLRKTKKTHEDEEWVFQECENVKVGDSGSLVRSVKFSYEQMEEVNEIQKQTESWKISSIGKCDLGNTQADLRIVMVGKTGAGKSATGNTILGQKAFKEEFCSESVTGKCQQYQRRVEGRIISVIDTPGVCDTSMSERDLKVEVVRCVEMSLPGPHAFLLVIRLDVRFTAEEQYTVKWIQENFGEDALHYTIILFTRGDQLKTSIEEFLTTNKQMNELTKQCKAGYQVFDNTIEDQAQVRELLWKIDTLVKDNGGEHYTNLMYREAQRKIWEEEESQRKEDRRLRQEEETCIRKDEQKRLVKTAKMGALVGAGVGGVIGGVALAAGTGLALPAALITGGATLAGGAGAKLIADTINRKQSKTAANKES is encoded by the exons ATGGAGACTGCAGATTGCTGGTTTTATAAAACACCACCAAGATATCCAG AATCAGAGAGAACATTTCACTCGCCTGAGCTGAGAATTGTGCTGTTGGGTGTTTCTGGTGTTGGAAAGAGTGCAACAGGAAATTTAATACTGGGCAGAAAGGCTTTTAAAGAGACCAGAACCAGAGTGAGCGAGATACAGAGAGGAAGAGTAGAGGACAGAATCATCTCAGTCATTGACACTCCGGGATTCTTCACCACTGAACTGACCGATGAAGAGCTGCATCATGAAATGATAAAGAGTGTTTCTCTCTGTCACCCTGGACCTCACGTGTTCCTGCTGATGATCAATCTGGAGAACATGAAAGAGGGCGAGAGGATCCTTGTGGAACAAATTGAGGAGAACTTTGGACCACAGGCTTTTAAGTTCACCCTTCTTCTGTTAATTGGAAGAGAACAAATGTCCAACAAAGAATGGATGGTGTTTATGCTTAGTACAAAATTTCAGGAGCTAGTCAGACACTGCAGGGATAAATATCACGCAATCGACAGTATAAATGAAATCAACGCAACTCACATCTCAAAGCTTCTACAGAAGATTGACGACATCGTCAAACAGAATTGTGACCAGCATTACAACACTGACATTCACTTAAAGTCCCCAACAAAGATTAAAAAGGTAATGCaaaaactggaagaaaaaaaggaggacacaagaaaacacacacagagagacaaaaGAAGTAAAACTGTGTGGAAGACGTTTAAAAGTGTAATACAGGAACGCATAACACATACTTTCATCGAACAAGAAAAGGAAACTCTTATTTCTCAtttgagaaaaacaaagaaaactcaCGAAGATGAAGAATGGGTTTTTCAGGAATGTGAGAATGTTAAAGTGGGTGATAGTGGATCATTAGTGAGATCAGTGAAATTCTCATATGAACAAATGGAAGAAGTAAATGAGatccaaaaacaaacagaaagctGGAAAATAAGCAGTATAGGAAAATGCGACCTGGGAAACACCCAAGCAG ATCTCAGAATTGTTATGGTGGGGAAAACTGGAGCTGGAAAGAGCGCAACAGGAAACACCATCCTGGGACAAAAAGCTTTTAAAGAAGAATTTTGTTCTGAATCTGTGACTGGAAAATGCCAACAGTATCAGCGGCGGGTAGAAGGTCGAATCATCTCAGTGATTGACACTCCAGGGGTGTGTGACACGTCAATGAGTGAACGAGACTTGAAGGTCGAAGTAGTGAGATGTGTAGAAATGTCTCTTCCTGGTCCTCATGCGTTTCTACTGGTCATCCGATTGGATGTGAGATTCACAGCTGAGGAGCAATACACAGTGAAATGGATTCAGGAGAACTTTGGAGAAGATGCTTTACATTACACCATCATTCTTTTCACTAGAGGGGATCAGTTGAAAACATCTATAGAGGAGTTTCTGACAACAAACAAGCAGATGAATGAGCTAACCAAACAGTGTAAAGCTGGTTATCAGGTTTTTGATAACACGATTGAAGATCAAGCACAGGTTAGAGAGCTGTTATGGAAGATAGACACACTGGTGAAGGACAACGGAGGAGAGCATTACACAAATCTGATGTACCGGGAAGCTCAAAGGAAAATCTGGGAAGAGGAAGAGAGTCAGAGAAAGGAGGACAGGAGATTAAGGCAAGAAGAGGAGACCTGTATAAGGAAGGATGAACAAAAGAGACTTGTAAAGACTGCTAAAATGGGAGCGTTGGTGGGAGCAGGAGTGGGAGGAGTGATTGGAGGTGTAGCACTGGCAGCGGGAACTGGATTGGCTCTACCTGCTGCTTTAATCACAGGAGGTGCAACCCTTGCAGGAGGAGCGGGTGCAAAACTGATCGCAGACACAATTAACAGGAAGCAGAGTAAAACAGCAGCAAACAAGGAAAGTTAG